A window from Dysidea avara chromosome 2, odDysAvar1.4, whole genome shotgun sequence encodes these proteins:
- the LOC136245896 gene encoding uncharacterized protein, translated as MVKGIMPDAVPMLESQTDLDADDFCVEIGIPPKEETGAGLLPHTITKSSLEGIPNDAMACSSNDATPTINTEVKSQELEFSDLKKRKPQEGKRTQQQIRIVLKKVETLSFNIIDKDKLKVLKGKCDELEVLARDLAPSTDGLILRPSLSSTLTARRAKLKFKSRFLSLTTIHCKRGRKRQDWRIRNRVGVKAAKLRKALLEDNSCSGPNGKDCGIDITEPSTSGVDNAISSTAATVQRVERAGKKRSWCKCSGCVQDDCGDCCNCKDMKRFGGPGKKKKRCKHRQCLNTGRTSHQKLPAVVMPGVQPAKKTEVSCTSLDQLEDSTVLNVEEELPPEKSIVITNMEDTPKATPNNEMVVLNEMNRLVKPIIGDGNCFYRSVAQIVYGDEMLHGKIRELLADFISRNRTHFQPYIDGDMVEYIARVRLTRVWGTAVELLAAASLFDIPVYTLVPYKDTYHWLCYKPLENAKLIYPKEPPPSRLHHIDHFELLNVHGCHYDVIASEDGGVYMLDRPLLSKTEDFLSLD; from the exons ATGGTGAAAGGTATTATGCCTGATGCAGTACCTATGCTGGAGAGTCAGACAGATCTAGATGCGGATGATTTCTGTGTGGAAATAGGGATTCCACCTAAGGAAGAAACTGGTGCCGGGTTACTGCCACACACGATCACAAAGAGTAGTCTTGAAGGCATCCCGAATGATGCGATGGCCTGCAGCTCAAATGATGCTACACCTACAATTAACACTGAAGTTAAGTCACAAGAATTAGAATTTTCCGATTTGAAGAAACGG AAACCTCAAGAAGGGAAGCGGACACAACAACAAATAAGAATTGTTTTAAAGAAAGTTGAAACATTGTCTTTTAATATCATAGATAAGGATAAGCTTAAGGTTTTAAAAGGCAAATGTGATGAGCTGGAAGTATTGGCCAGAGATTTGGCACCCTCAACTGATGGCCTTATCTTAAGGCCTAGCTTATCCAGTACACTAACTGCACGCAGAGCAAAGCTTAAGTTTAAGTCTAGATTTTTGTCATTGACTACTATTCATTGTAAAAGAGGTAGAAAGAGGCAAGATTGGAGAATTAGAAACAGAGTTGGTGTGAAGGCAGCCAAATTGAGAAAG GCATTGTTAGAAGATAACAGTTGCAGTGGCCCCAATGGAAaa GATTGCGGAATTGATATCACTGAACCTTCAACATCTGGTGTTGACAACGCTATATCATCAACAGCAGCAACTGTACAGAGAGTGGAAAGAGCAG gCAAGAAGAGATCTTGGTGTAAATGTTCTGGATGTGTACAAGATGATTGCGGTGACTGTTGTAACTGCAAGGATATGAAACGGTTTGGTGGCCCAGGAAAGAAAAAGAAGAGATGCAAGCATCGTCAATGTTTAAACACTG GTAGGACATCACATCAAAAGTTACCAGCTGTAGTCATGCCTGGAGTACAACCAGCCAAGAAAACAGAA GTATCATGCACTTCCCTAGACCAGTTAGAGGATTCAACAGTATTAAATGTTGAAG AGGAGCTGCCACCTGAAAAAAGCATTGTCATCACAAATATGGAAGATACCCCAAAG GCTACTCCGAACAATGAAATGGTAGTACTGAATGAGATGAATCGTCTTGTTAAACCTATCATAGGCGATGGGAACTGCTTCTACCGCTCAGTGGCTCAAATTGTTTACGGTGATGAAATGTTACATGGAAAGATCAGGGAGTTGCTGGCTGATTTTATATCTAGGAACCGGACTCATTTTCAACCATACATTGATGGAGACATGGTTGAATACATAGCGAGAGTGCGGCTAACGAGGGTGTGGGGAACAGCTGTGGAGCTGTTAGCAGCAGCCTCACTTTTTGATATACCCGTGTATACATTAGTTCCTTACAAAGACACTTATCACTGGCTGTGCTACAAGCCCCTGGAGAATGCTAAGCTGATCTACCCAAAAGAGCCTCCTCCTTCACGGCTACATCACATAGATCACTTTGAACTCCTTAATGTGCATGGCTGTCATTATGATGTTATTGCTTCTGAAGATGGAGGAGTATACATGCTTGACAGACCCCTGCTTAGTAAAACTGAAGATTTCCTTAGCTTAGATTAA
- the LOC136248156 gene encoding calcium-responsive transcription factor-like, protein MALASRYLFQVVVLEDRTMELSTSTWQEGLKRIGEYYEGFVKMKNVDDLLAKHSTETVTTYGTRRSRTIGVSSACLTSEASAGEKENHQSSNVRKLYWRKNEGSKDVCFDNSPFTVDREVLLDCQYGPQYWKEKEKKNKQLRLQSSRKKGCCAHIKLRYYTVYKEFQLCDTVTSMMNSRQLRNKKEKALKDLRGQIVAGKVKGEEYCYVSLPTLKAHTDHSFTEVSGYSQRVHPILITKIAELVADGITDIQEIRKMLRNYVKHTVSAQLNITPCHTDRSFFPMVCDIRNHVSKAKRALQLSILDQENLKLRIEEWKKSSPSSNHFFRPYIKKSVQHKL, encoded by the exons ATGGCACTGGCCTCGAGGTATTTATTTCAAGTTGTTGTGCTCGAAGATAGAACTATGGAGCTGTCCACTTCAACGTGGCAAGAAGGATTGAAAAGAATTGGAGAATATTACGAAGGATTCGTGAAGATGAAGAATGTTGATGATTTGTTGGCCAAGCATAGCACTGAGACAGTTACTACTTATGGTACCAGACGATCTAGAACAATTGGAGTTTCATCTGCTTGTTTAACTAGTGAAGCGTCAGCTGGGGAGAAAGAAAATCATCAATCATCA AATGTGAGAAAATTGTACTGGAGAAAAAATGAAGGAAGCAAGGATGTGTGCTTTGATAATTCACCATTTACGGTAGATAGAGAAGTTCTGCTGGATTGTCAGTATGGACCACAATATTGGAAGGAGAAGGAGAAAAAGAATAAGCAGCTACGCTTGCAAAGCTCAAGAAAAAAGGGATGTTGTGCTCATATTAAATTGCGGTATTACACAGTATATAAGGAATTTCAACTGTGTGACACTGTTACTTCTATGATGAATTCTAGACAGCTGCGAAATAAAAAGGAGAAAGCATTGAAGGACCTTAGAGGTCAAATAGTCGCTGGAAAAGTCAAAGGCGAAGAGTACTGTTATGTTTCTCTTCCTACATTAAAAGCTCATACTGATCACAGTTTCACAGAAGTATCTGGTTATAGCCAGAGAGTCCACCCCATTCTAATAACAAAGATAGCAGAGTTAGTTGCTGATGGAATCACAGATATACAGGAAATAAGAAAGATGCTAAGGAATTATGTGAAACACACAGTTTCTGCCCAACTAAACATAACACCCTGTCATACGGATAGATCATTTTTTCCGATGGTATGTGACATTCGAAACCACGTATCCAAAGCTAAAAGAGCCCTGCAGTTGTCAATACTGGACCAAGAAAATCTGAAATTAAGAATTGAAGAATGGAAAAAGTCTTCTCCTTCTTCCAACCATTTTTTCAGGCCTTACATTAAAAAGTCTG TCCAGCACAAGTTATGA
- the LOC136247462 gene encoding uncharacterized protein codes for MNMLFCVLIYLTNFTYQHVNSKVITINTTGGSDRNKCCVKGECPCSSLSNALQNMTSNTVINITSQSVKLHSTITMGLYQHHLNAVTITGNGATIVCNKNGSIYCESCHNLIIEEIKMHKCGTSYVFAGLYIKNSANITVFNCDFLYSTDRAVALDDVYHNVTFTNCNFVSKSDYNIGFSIYTALNQSVNLEIHRCNVYYHNFDVATGVGGATKTWNITISQTNFSSNPYSLSIVIRAWKDVSIMFKEVLFYNNPTGIYLRAASDDGIVVLSILDSVFTTLNSIFMGLGSDFWNNTLIINNTNFTSMEDNYSPLIGIECGTAPLCLLSLNHLYITNSKISNVYDSDNTILGILSIKSPSSKTNITLDDVSMLSNICKTYKGSTLYIDSTSETLIVTFNKCNFSNNTSVRGAAASIDSHYEQNRYFGAFKYAIKNSVFDHNVADESVIYVAVTASTENAIQLNSSTFSNNVGVCIYFSRCSLGLTGNILFINNTADSGGALHLDEASFIWFDGDVVNVSFVDNSAISHGGAIFVELNYGCNRDHTTFTDPSENTVTTVSFVNSKQLYDANSLYFSVSKYCRINTTCSDSHSEMYVPYKFHYFQIINGTSINIPYDYNYTQLTVPNFPVMTSPHQLKLYKLDGDYIQFLDYITDKILGCPVKFYGIVLDYFDKPAESTGFHVQCLDNYTLINNLLVFDNVSPLNVILVGREISNSTNVTLLFHSEINHYFQQIEVILTIELVPCYHHPAYTYNKTLERCVCYHHGVVECYDDYNEIKRSYWFGSVNGKATTSLCPSEYCMFVNRKKTREGYFELPQSIDYQCDHHRSGPACGECSPGYTLAYDSTDCISEDHCSTGMTVLVVVLTCLYWIILVGGVFFLMYFNFQLSSGYFYGIIYYYSMVGILLGNNPYISSGAAQFITIFSDISQLNPRFLGKLCLVQRMSGIDQLFIHYCHAGAVSALLFAFVVAANSFRRVSELISRCIIRVFCLLLLLAYTSLSSTSLQLLRPLTFTDIDAAYTYSSPNIKYFRGRHALYGSVAVICELVIGIGLPFILLLEPFLNRKINFIKFKPILDQFQGCYKKKHYWFASYYLICRQVIMLIVLLGNSNYGSMLFYLLVTCVVIATVHMWFRPYKNKLLNIFDGLLLQFMLLVVIISTFDFLQSASTVLVVVLVTLPLLLICTTASINKVVHYKRHHYIAINDESDDDNGDEDQLRSKQQELNLPISSRLQDSFLDPSVKSLLILMSHDVELR; via the exons ATGAACATGTTGTTTTGTGTGTTGATATATCTGACAAACTTCACCTATCAACATGTCAACAGTAAAGTGAtcaccatcaacaccactggTGGTAGTGATAGGAATAAATGTTGCGTGAAAGGAGAATGTCCATGTTCTTCACTATccaatgctttacagaatatgACCAGTAACACTGTAATTAACATTACATCACAATCAGTTAAACTACACAGCACAATCACAATGGGATTATACCAACATCATCTCAATGCTGTTACAATAACTGGTAATGGAGCTACCATTGTTTGCAACAAAAATGGAAGCATTTACTGTGAATCATGCCATAATCTCATcattgaagaaattaaaatgcaTAAGTGTGGCACTTCTTATGTTTTTGCAGGATTATATATTAAAAATTCTGCTAATATCACCGTATTCAACTGTGATTTTCTATATTCTACAGATCGGGCTGTTGCCTTAGATGATGTCTATCACAATGTTACTTTTACCAACTGTAATTTTGTATCAAAGAGTGATTATAATATCGGATTTTCTATTTACACAGCACTCAACCAATCAGTAAATCTAGAAATTCACAGGTGTAATGTTTATTATCATAACTTTGATGTAGCTACAGGGGTAGGAGGTGCCACCAAAACTTGGAATATTACCATCTCACAGACTAACTTTTCTAGCAATCCTTATTCACTTAGTATCGTTATTCGTGCATGGAAAGATGTCAGTATAATGTTCAAAGAAGTGCTTTTCTACAATAACCCAACTGGTATCTACCTTCGTGCAGCATCAGATGATGGTATTGTAGTTTTGTCTATTCTGGATTCTGTCTTTACTACACTAAATTCCATCTTCATGGGATTGGGAAGTGATTTTTGGAATAATACACTCATTATCAATAATACCAATTTTACATCCATGGAAGATAATTATTCTCCTCTCATCGGTATTGAGTGTGGTACTGCACCATTATGTTTGTTAAGTTTGAATCATTTATATATCACTAACAGCAAAATATCTAATGTATATGATTCTGACAATACTATTTTGGGAATTTTGTCAATTAAATCACCTTCCTCTAAAACTAATATAACTCTAGATGATGTCAGTATGTTATCAAATATATGTAAGACCTACAAAGGAAGTACACTGTATATTGACAGTACCAGTGAAACTCTCATAGTAACTTTTAATAAGTGTAATTTTTCTAATAACACGTCTGTTCGTGGTGCTGCTGCATCTATTGATTCACACTATGAACAAAACCGCTATTTTGGAGCTTTTAAGTATGCAATTAAAAACAGTGTGTTTGATCATAACGTTGCTGATGAAAGTGTAATTTATGTTGCAGTAACTGCATCTACTGAAAATGCAATACAGCTTAATTCATCGACCTTTTCAAACAATGttggtgtgtgtatatattttTCAAGATGTAGTCTTGGGCTAACAGGAAATATCCTATTTATAAACAACACTGCTGACAGTGGTGGAGCATTACACCTTGATGAAGCAAGCTTCATTTGGTTTGATGGAGATGTAGTTAATGTAAGTTTTGTTGATAATTCTGCTATCTCGCATGGAGGAGCAATATTTGTGGAGTTAAATTATGGCTGCAATCGTGATCATACAACCTTTACTGATCCAAGTGAAAATACTGTAACAACGGTCTCATTTGTGAATAGTAAGCAACTCTATGATGCTAATTCTCTCTATTTTAGTGTATCAAAGTATTGCAGAATCAATACAACTTGTTCAGATTCCCATTCTGAAATGTATGTGCCTTataaattccattattttcaaaTAATCAATGGTACATCTATTAATATTCCGTATGACTACAATTACACTCAATTAACTGTACCTAATTTCCCTGTGATGACTTCTCCACATCAGTTAAAACTATACAAACTGGATGGTGATTATATTCAGTTTTTAgattatataactgacaaaatTCTTGGCTGTCCTGTAAAATTTTATGGCATTGTATTAGACTATTTTGATAAACCAGCAGAGTCCACTGGATTTCATGTGCAATGTCTAGATAACTATACCTTAATCAACAATCTGCTAGTATTTGATAATGTGTCCCCATTGAATGTCATTTTAGTTGGTAGAGAAATATCAAACAGCACCAACGTTACATTGCTCTTCCATTCTGAAATAAATCATTATTTTCAGCAAATAGAGGTGATACTTACTATTGAGTTAGTACCCTGTTATCACCATCctgcatatacatacaataagaCACTTGAAAGATGTGTTTGCTACCATCATGGTGTGGTGGAGTGTTATGATGACTACAATGAAATCAAAAGAAGTTACTGGTTTGGTAGTGTCAATGGAAAAGCAACTACTTCATTGTGCCCTAGTGAGTATTGTATGTTTGTTAATCGTAAGAAGACCAGAGAAGGTTACTTTGAACTACCCCAAAGTATAGATTACCAGTGTGATCATCACAGGTCTGGCCCTGCTTGTGGAGAATGCAGTCCAGGATACACTCTAGCATATGACTCTACTGACTGTATCAGTGAAGACCACTGTAGTACTGGAATGACAGTGTTAGTGGTGGTATTGACCTGTTTGTATTGGATTATATTAGTGGGTGGCGTGTTTTTTTTGATGTACTTTAACTTTCAACTGTCCTCAGGATacttttatggaataatatactattacagtatggtGGGTATTCTGCTAGGTAATAATCCGTATATATCTAGTGGTGCAGCTCAGTTTATAACTATATTTTCAGACATTTCACAATTAAACCCTCGATTTCTAGGGAAGCTTTGTTTAGTACAAAGAATGAGTGGAATTGATCAATTGTTTATCCATTACTGCCATGCTGGTGCTGTTTCAGCATTACTGTTTGCTTTTGTAGTAGCAGCAAACAGTTTCAGAAGGGTGTCTGAATTGATAAGTCGATGTATCATTCGTGTTTTTTGCCTTCTTTTATTATTAGCATATACATCATTATCCTCCACTTCCCTTCAGTTACTGAGGCCACTAACATTTACTGATATTGATGCAGCATACACGTACTCATCCCCTAACATCAAGTACTTTAGAGGTAGACATGCACTGTATGGCAGTGTGGCTGTCATCTGTGAACTGGTAATAGGAATTGGGTTACCTTTCATTTTGTTGTTGGAGCCATTTCTAAATAGAAAGATCAACTTTATTAAATTCAAGCCAATTTTGGACCAGTTTCAAGGATGCTACAAGAAAAAGCATTACTGGTTTGCTTCATATTATCTAATTTGTCGCCAAGTGATTATGTTAATTGTGCTCCTTGGTAATAGCAACTATGGTAGCATGTTATTTTACTTATTAGTGACTTGTGTTGTAATTGCTACAGTTCACATGTGGTTTAGGCCTTACAAAAATAAACTGTTAAATATATTTGATGGACTACTCCTACAGTTCATGTTGCTAGTAGTCATCATCAGTACATTTGACTTCCTACAGTCTGCTTCTACAGTATTAGTGGTAGTACTAGTTACTCTTCCACTGCTTTTGATATGTACTACTGCTAGTATTAACAAGGTAGTCCACTACAAGAGGCATCATTATATTGCCATTAATGACGAGAGTGATGATGATAATGGTGATGAAGATCAACTGAG GAGTAAACAACAGGAACTAAATTTGCCGATTTCTTCTCGCCTTCAAGATTCATTTCTTGACCCTTCAGTTAAAA